The DNA segment AGCGATTTGGCAATCCGCACCGTGTACCCCCAGTAAATGCCCGTCTCCTGCCGGGGCTGGGACGGAGGCACTACCTTGCCGCGGAGCTTTTTAGACTTCAAATCTGCACCCGCCGGCAACTTCACAGTGACGCGCAGATTCGGGTCAAGCTTCGTGTCTACCAGCACATCGTTCAGCAGGCCAACGTTCACAAACGCTCCGGGCTTGTTACCCTTGGTGGGTTTGGTCGTCACGATACCCTCCCGAAACACGAACTCACTCTGCTGCCGCAGATGGTGCTGGGAATCGAGCGGATTCAGCAACCCCGTGAACTTGAGGTCGTTGTGCAGCGGGAAAAAGTATTTGCGCAGATACTGCGGACACTCTAGGTACTGCAGAATGCGCGCCAGCTGGATGCAGCAGCGCCGGGCGGAGGTTGATCCCTCGTTCGTTTGAATTGTGCCCAGCTTGTCCGTCAGCTGGTTGCTGGAGCCGCAATCGTCGAACACAATCACCTCGTCGACCTGGAATATGCAAGCGGCACGTGCTATCTGTCCGGCCAGATAGGTGCGCAGTTCGGGCGATTGTGCATTGTCCATGATCGAACCCGGCACGGCAATGCTGACCGTGGAAACGTACTCCGCCTCCGCTACCGGTGTGACTTCCACCTCCGCCATGCCCGCTTTCTCCCTTTCCACGTCCTCGAACTCTTGCTTCACGCGGTCCAGCAGTCGATCGTGGCGTTTGTGGCGTTTGCGCTCACGCCTTTCCATCTTTTCCCGCTCGGTTAGCCGTTTCTTCTCGTTCACTTTCATGGTGGAAATGCGGTTCTGCAAATTGGTACCGGCCGAAAAATGTGCACCAC comes from the Anopheles coluzzii chromosome 2, AcolN3, whole genome shotgun sequence genome and includes:
- the LOC120950481 gene encoding putative methyltransferase C9orf114, whose amino-acid sequence is MKVNEKKRLTEREKMERRERKRHKRHDRLLDRVKQEFEDVEREKAGMAEVEVTPVAEAEYVSTVSIAVPGSIMDNAQSPELRTYLAGQIARAACIFQVDEVIVFDDCGSSNQLTDKLGTIQTNEGSTSARRCCIQLARILQYLECPQYLRKYFFPLHNDLKFTGLLNPLDSQHHLRQQSEFVFREGIVTTKPTKGNKPGAFVNVGLLNDVLVDTKLDPNLRVTVKLPAGADLKSKKLRGKVVPPSQPRQETGIYWGYTVRIAKSLSQVFTKSPYKGGYDMTIGTSDRGKNVHELQPASLSYQHALIVFGGVLGLEPALDNDQKLNVDTVEDLFEEYLNTVPTQGSRTIRTEEAILISMAALGDKLKPVNAPKPFTSFEAIPQSQDTGIKQYAFNEKRTKVDPMEALKSGRPVPIARPNVEISQPAPPPVDKYGDMSRFD